One Triplophysa dalaica isolate WHDGS20190420 chromosome 1, ASM1584641v1, whole genome shotgun sequence DNA segment encodes these proteins:
- the hnf4b gene encoding hepatic nuclear factor 4, beta, with amino-acid sequence MKISGVSLDLSATEYGVTLDPTFTMLEFDGLRVLPVQTESLILNPMPALVPTLSLQQNSVNLCAICADRATGKHYGASSCDGCKGFFRRSVRKNHAYTCRFSRQCVVDKDKRNQCRYCRLRKCFRAGMRKEAVQNERDRISSRREAQGVGTLTIDVLMQAEACTHQHPSLNPMRNINAKKIANVGDVCESMKEQLLLLVEWAKRIPEFSELSVDDRVALLRAHSAEHLILGVTRRSLPYNDVILLGNDFIIPVRGVELEMSKLATRVLEELVRPLKELSITDTEFVCLKTIVFFAPDCPGLHCSQAVRQLRFQAQLLLDEATSEQRGRFGELLLLLTTLQSVAWQMVEQLQLVRLLGKANVDSLLMEMLLGEEAARGSESLHVPDSNPEPLIFTTPTEPVLTREILPEHITMPNFTSVIHPVPSSLPEEPLLPTHAVPEVFTHGQPADMPREMANSLAIPTVHTCL; translated from the exons ATGAAGATCTCAGGAGTTTCGCTGGACCTGAGCGCAACAGAATATGGAGTAACCCTGGACCCTACGTTCACCATGCTGGAGTTTGACGGTCTCCGTGTTCTCCCTGTACAAACAG AGTCACTTATACTCAACCCAATGCCTGCATTAGTACCAACGCTCAGTCTCCAGCAGAACAGTGTGAATCTCTGTGCCATCTGCGCAGACAGGGCAACAGGAAAACACTACGGTGCGTCCAGCTGCGATGGATGCAAGGGCTTCTTCAGAAGAAGCGTACGCAAGAATCACGCCTACACATGCAg GTTCAGCAGGCAGTGCGTGGTTGACAAAGACAAAAGGAATCAATGTAGATACTGCAGACTTCGAAAGTGCTTCAGAGCTGGCATGAGAAAAGAAG CTGTCCAGAATGAGCGAGACCGTATAAGCAGTCGCCGAGAAGCCCAAGGAGTGGGGACCCTCACCATCGATGTGTTAATGCAGGCAGAGGCCTGCACACATCAG CATCCCTCTCTTAACCCTATGAGGAACATCAACGCTAAGAAGATAGCCAACGTAGGAGACGTGTGTGAATCTATGAAAGAGCAGCTCCTCCTCCTAGTGGAATGGGCGAAGCGCATCCCTGAATTCAGTGAGCTTTCAGTGGATGACAGG GTGGCACTGTTAAGAGCTCACTCAGCAGAGCACCTCATCTTAGGGGTCACTCGTCGTTCGCTGCCCTACAATGACGTTATTCTGCTTG GAAATGACTTCATCATTCCTGTAAGAGGCGTCGAGCTGGAGATGTCTAAACTAGCGACTCGTGTCTTGGAGGAGCTGGTGAGACCTCTGAAAGAGCTGAGCATCACAGACACTGAATTTGTCTGCCTCAAAACCATCGTGTTCTTTGCTCCAG ATTGTCCAGGACTGCATTGCTCCCAGGCGGTGCGCCAGTTGCGATTTCAGGCCCAGCTGCTGCTGGATGAGGCCACGAGCGAGCAGCGAGGGCGGTTCGGAGAGCTTCTGTTGTTGCTAACCACTCTTCAGAGTGTGGCCTGGCAGATGGTGGAACAGCTGCAGTTAGTGCGTCTGCTGGGCAAAGCCAACGTGGACAGCTTGCTTATGGAGATGCTACTTGGAGAAGAGGCGGCCAGAGGGTCGGAATCACTGCATGTCCCAG ACTCAAATCCCGAGCCACTTATATTCACCACACCGACAGAGCCGGTTCTCACCAGAGAGATTCTGCCAGAGCATATCACAATGCCTAACTTCACCTCAGTCATCCACCCAGTACCCTCCT CTCTGCCCGAAGAGCCCTTGCTACCCACACATGCTGTGCCTGAGGTCTTCACACATGGACAACCAGCAGACATGCCAAGAGAAATGGCCAACAGTCTCGCCATCCCAACTGTCCACACATGCCTTTAA